Proteins found in one Kwoniella bestiolae CBS 10118 chromosome 1, complete sequence genomic segment:
- a CDS encoding 60S ribosomal protein uL29, with translation MASSSSKIRAFELQSKSKQDLLTQLNELKTELASLRVQKIAGGSASKLTKINTVRKSIARVLTVINHKQRDNLREFYKKSKYLPLDLRYKKTRAIRRRLTHKEANAITEKQHKKNIHFPQRKFALKA, from the exons ATggcttcctcttcttccaagaTCAGGGCCTTCGAGCTCCAATCCAA GAGCAAGCAAGATCTCTTGACTCAACTCAACGAGCTCAAGACTGAACTTGCCTCTTTGAGAGTACAAAAGATCGCTGGTGGTTCCGCTTCCAAGTTGACCAAGAT CAACACCGTCCGAAAGTCCATTGCCCGAGTCCTCACCGTCATCAACCACAAGCAAAGGGACAACCTCAGAGAGTTCTACAAGAAGTCTaagt ACCTCCCCCTCGATCTTAGATACAAGAAGACCCGAGCTATCAGACGAAGACTTACCCACAAGGAAGCCAACGCCATCACTGAGAAGCAACACAAGAAGAACATCCACTTCCCTCAACGAA AATTCGCTTTGAAGGCATGA
- a CDS encoding UV excision repair protein Rad23, producing MVKITFKTVQNKLFTVEAEGSETVGDLKKKIQETQTFPAENQKLIYSGKILNDTATVESLKIKEKDFLVVMVSKPKAAPAASSSTSAPAPAAPAPSTETPAAAPAPAAESAPAPSTETPAAAPASTESSTAVESGLGSGFLTGPALQAAIEGMVEMGFERDLVIRALRASFNNPDRAVEYLMSGNIPQVEGMGQGGAQAAQAPAAPAAPAAAPAEPTQPAQPAAAPAQQPAQQPAGAAGSAENLFAAAEAAMNRDRGAPAGAAGGLGGAPGAGPGAGAGGLANAPHLQQIRELVQQNPALIQPLLQQIAASNPQLAQLINENPQALYELLGAGGEGDEEDDGFGGPQVMQVNLTQEEAAAVERLEALGFDRQMVLQAYMLCDKNEELAANFLFEQGEED from the exons ATGGTGAAAATAACATTCAAGACCGTACAGAACAAG CTCTTCACTGTGGAAGCTGAAGGCTCAGAGACT GTCGGCGAtctcaagaagaagatccagGAAACACAGACTTTCCCTGCTGAGAACCAGAAGTTGATTTACTCAG GAAAGATCCTCAATGATACTGCTACTGTTGAATcgctcaagatcaaggagaaggactTCTTAGTGGTCATGGTATCAAAG CCCAAAGCTGCCCCCgctgcttcttcatctacttctgCCCCTGCTCCCGCCGCTCCTGCACCTTCTACCGAAACTCCTGCTGCCGCTCCCGCCCCAGCAGCAGAATCGGCCCCAGCACCATCGACAGAGACTCCCGCTGCTGCTCCGGCTAGTACGGAAAGTTCGACTGCTGTTGAGTCAGGATTGGGAAGTGGTTTCC TTACTGGTCCCGCACTTCAAGCTGCTATCGAAGGAATGGTAGAAATGGGTTTCGAACGTGATTTGGTGATTAGAGCTTTGAGAGCTAGTTTCAATAACCCTGATAGAGCGGTAGAATACCTTATGAGT GGTAACATCCCTCAAGTGGAAGGAATGGGTCAAGGGGGTGCTCAAGCT GCTCAAGCTCCCGCTGCCCCTGCCGCTCCCGCCGCTGCCCCCGCCGAACCAACACAGCCCGCCCaacctgctgctgctcctgcGCAACAACCCGCTCAACAGCCCGCGGGTGCTGCTGGAAGTGCTGAGAATCTTTTCGCT GCTGCCGAAGCTGCTA TGAACCGAGATCGAGGTGCGCCAGCTGGTGCTGCCGGTGGATTAGGAGGTGCTCCAGGTGCCGGACCAGGTGCTGGTGCGGGTGGATTAGCCAATGCCCCTCATTTGCAGCAGATCCGAGAG TTGGTTCAACAAAATCCAGCCCTTATTCAACCATTATTACAGCAAATTGCCGCCTCGAATCCCCAACTTGCTCAATTGATTAACGAGAACCCTCAAGCGCTTTATGAGTTACTTGGAGctggtggtgaaggtgatgaagaggatgatggattcGGTGGACCTCAGGTTATGCAGGTTAACCTGACTCAGGAGGaggctgctgctgttgagagG CTCGAAGCACTTGGATTCGATCGTCAAATGGTATTACAAGCTTACATGCTCTGTGACAAGAACGAGGAACTCGCTGCGAATTTCCTCTTCGAgcaaggtgaagaggattga